In a single window of the Acyrthosiphon pisum isolate AL4f chromosome X, pea_aphid_22Mar2018_4r6ur, whole genome shotgun sequence genome:
- the LOC115033314 gene encoding uncharacterized protein LOC115033314 — protein sequence MQQETFSDQFMSASLDGTIKVWDLQLKLVKKPYQKSETNSRFRRPKNLMSDKSPLSHLNNRLRPLYSIIIREPENPMQSTTYSPITAMSFEIPLMQYKYICQKPLQIGKRQFEYGNRQQYTTVDR from the exons ATGCAACAAGAAACGTTTTCAGATCAATTTATGTCAGCTTCCTTGGACGGGACTATAAAAGTGTGGGACTTGCAATTGAAATTAGTGAAGAAACCCTATCAAAAAAGTGAAACTAATTCTCGTTTTCGTCGTCCAAAAAATCTGATGTCCGATAAATCACCATTGAGCCATTTAAACAACCGTCTAAGACCATTGTATTCG atcatAATCAGAGAACCAGAAAACCCCATGCAGAGCACCACGTACAGCCCCATAACGGCGATGTCCTTCGAGATACCCTTAATGCAATACAAATACATCTGTCAGAAACCTCTGCAGATCGGCAAACGGCAATTCGAATACGGTAATCGTCAACAGTATACGACAGTAGATCGGTGA